In Sinorhizobium fredii, one DNA window encodes the following:
- a CDS encoding MFS transporter, translating into MKSVHSTHPATHLFGARALRDFGDGFVAILLPVYLLALGFSPLQVGIIATASLFGSALLTIAVGFLGARHDLRRLLLAAASLMTATGVAMSLAHDYWLLLVIAFAGTINPSAGSVSVFVPLEHAALTREVSDAERTKMFARYSLVGALASAAGALAAALPDFTSVVGIGRLTAIKLMFVLYALVGIAGGILYARIPKRIASHETKAAALGPSRAIVLKLAALFSLDAFAGGFVVQSLLALWLFERFDLSLAQVGIFFFWSGVLSAFSFPVAAWLSRHVGLINTMVFTHIPSSIALLLAAFAPTLPLVLALLLIRAALSQMDVPTRSSYVMAVVTEAERAAAASFTSVPRSLAAAASPAMAGALFAASYRSWPLVICAALKIVYDLLLLLQFRQLKPPEER; encoded by the coding sequence GTGAAATCCGTGCACAGCACCCATCCGGCGACCCATCTATTCGGGGCGCGCGCTCTGCGGGATTTCGGCGACGGCTTTGTCGCTATCCTGTTGCCGGTCTATCTGCTCGCCCTCGGATTTTCGCCGCTGCAGGTCGGCATCATTGCGACGGCATCGCTCTTTGGCTCCGCGCTGTTGACGATTGCTGTCGGCTTCCTCGGAGCGCGCCACGATCTTCGCCGGCTGCTTCTGGCCGCCGCTAGCCTGATGACGGCCACGGGCGTCGCCATGTCCCTGGCGCACGATTACTGGCTGCTGCTGGTGATCGCTTTTGCCGGCACGATCAATCCGTCGGCCGGCAGCGTCAGTGTCTTCGTGCCGCTCGAGCATGCGGCGCTCACCCGCGAAGTGAGCGATGCGGAGCGGACGAAGATGTTTGCCCGCTACAGCCTCGTCGGGGCGCTCGCAAGTGCCGCCGGCGCGCTCGCCGCGGCCCTTCCCGATTTTACAAGCGTTGTGGGAATCGGCCGGCTGACCGCAATCAAGCTGATGTTCGTGCTCTACGCGCTCGTGGGCATTGCTGGCGGCATTCTTTATGCCCGCATACCAAAGCGCATCGCCAGCCACGAAACCAAAGCCGCCGCGCTCGGTCCATCGCGCGCCATCGTTTTGAAGCTCGCAGCCCTGTTCAGCCTCGACGCCTTCGCCGGCGGCTTCGTCGTCCAGTCGCTGCTCGCCTTGTGGCTGTTCGAGCGTTTCGATCTATCGCTTGCGCAAGTCGGAATATTCTTCTTCTGGTCGGGCGTGCTGTCGGCGTTCTCGTTTCCCGTCGCCGCATGGCTGTCGCGGCATGTCGGCCTCATCAACACCATGGTGTTCACCCACATTCCGTCGAGCATTGCCCTCCTGCTGGCGGCATTCGCACCGACCTTGCCCCTGGTGCTTGCCCTGCTGCTGATCCGGGCGGCGCTCTCGCAGATGGATGTGCCGACGCGCTCTTCCTATGTGATGGCCGTTGTCACTGAGGCGGAACGAGCCGCGGCCGCGAGCTTCACATCCGTGCCGCGCAGTCTTGCAGCGGCGGCGAGCCCTGCCATGGCAGGTGCTCTCTTCGCTGCCTCGTACCGGTCTTGGCCGCTCGTCATCTGCGCCGCGTTGAAGATTGTCTATGACCTTCTATTGTTGCTGCAGTTCCGGCAGCTCAAACCACCTGAGGAACGGTAG
- a CDS encoding cytochrome c, translating to MGPKMVKACGLVLVGAAIAAMSAAAAQGFKSDSIVQERQQDMKAMAAAAKSISAMFNGTSPYDAKAFKAAAETVKAHSGALLSSLFDGPVVAGSKASSNIAAERQTFDKLAVDLGVYASALAVAADRNPDVLSPEMRMQGGDVLMGGPLAKKRTAAQDVSSMAAEHAFHLMLQTCTSCHAKFRVQDEK from the coding sequence CTCGTAGGGGCGGCGATTGCAGCAATGTCTGCGGCGGCCGCGCAAGGGTTCAAGTCGGACAGTATCGTGCAGGAAAGACAGCAGGATATGAAGGCGATGGCGGCGGCTGCCAAGAGCATCAGCGCCATGTTCAACGGCACGTCCCCGTATGATGCGAAGGCTTTCAAAGCTGCTGCCGAAACGGTCAAGGCCCATTCCGGGGCGCTGCTTTCCTCGCTCTTTGACGGTCCAGTCGTTGCAGGCTCCAAGGCCAGTTCCAATATCGCAGCCGAGCGCCAGACGTTCGACAAGCTGGCCGTTGATCTCGGCGTGTATGCTTCGGCCTTGGCGGTGGCAGCAGACCGCAATCCAGACGTTCTGAGCCCCGAAATGCGCATGCAAGGCGGCGACGTATTGATGGGCGGGCCGCTCGCCAAGAAACGCACGGCGGCGCAGGATGTCTCGTCGATGGCAGCCGAGCATGCCTTTCACCTGATGCTGCAGACTTGTACCTCCTGTCACGCCAAGTTCCGCGTCCAGGACGAGAAGTGA